In the genome of Pseudomonadota bacterium, one region contains:
- a CDS encoding radical SAM protein, with the protein MTKPPDHDHYTRPLIKPRLLSFITTFKCTAACRNCCFRCSPARTESLPLESIRRIINEAAIIPEINVIVFTGGECFIERTKLIESINHASSRGYITRCVSNAYWATDIVAAKKSIAELKEAGLAEINFSVGDNHLKFVPMRNVRNAAVAACEAGLTTVINIELFNGSRHRNKLESVFTDLRRSFSKLIVNCGLWIDRGDDIRIRHHKKYSLTNDVRARGCKSIISSLSVTPDEKLLACCGLLVEDVPEMVLGDLKKMSLSDLVNGQREDLLKCWIHLEGPQAVLDSTRSFDRSIRLKDTYVHPCQACRDLYKLKNRDAVVKACSEAAPKIYDRLLAVERFNECFAGIKGTTPMSSESRQNREALNG; encoded by the coding sequence TTATAACCACATTCAAGTGCACCGCAGCATGCCGAAATTGCTGTTTTCGTTGCTCACCCGCAAGGACCGAATCATTGCCGCTCGAATCCATCAGGAGGATAATCAACGAGGCTGCAATCATACCTGAAATTAATGTGATAGTCTTCACCGGCGGCGAATGCTTCATAGAAAGAACAAAGCTCATTGAGTCAATCAATCATGCCAGCAGCCGCGGTTATATCACACGATGCGTCAGCAATGCCTACTGGGCAACGGACATTGTTGCTGCAAAAAAAAGTATAGCTGAGCTCAAAGAAGCGGGTCTCGCTGAAATAAACTTCAGCGTAGGCGACAATCATCTCAAATTCGTGCCTATGCGAAACGTCAGGAATGCTGCGGTCGCAGCCTGTGAGGCCGGGCTGACTACGGTCATCAACATCGAGCTCTTCAATGGATCCAGGCACAGGAATAAGCTTGAATCGGTTTTCACTGACCTGCGGCGGTCGTTCTCGAAGCTTATTGTCAATTGCGGCCTCTGGATCGACAGAGGCGATGATATCAGAATAAGGCATCATAAGAAATATTCGCTGACAAATGATGTTCGCGCGAGGGGGTGCAAATCCATCATCTCATCCCTCTCTGTCACTCCGGATGAAAAGTTGCTTGCGTGCTGCGGCCTGCTTGTCGAGGACGTGCCTGAAATGGTGTTGGGCGATCTCAAGAAAATGTCACTCTCTGATCTCGTCAACGGACAGAGAGAAGATCTATTGAAGTGCTGGATACACCTTGAAGGTCCGCAGGCGGTGCTGGATTCCACGAGGTCCTTTGATCGCAGCATCAGACTCAAGGACACATACGTGCATCCGTGTCAGGCCTGCAGAGACCTGTATAAACTGAAAAACAGAGATGCTGTTGTCAAGGCATGCAGTGAAGCGGCACCCAAGATATACGACAGGCTCCTTGCAGTTGAGAGGTTCAATGAATGCTTCGCAGGGATCAAAGGGACGACACCAATGAGCTCGGAAAGCCGTCAAAACAGGGAGGCGCTTAATGGGTAA